From one Lysinibacillus sp. G4S2 genomic stretch:
- the spoIVA gene encoding stage IV sporulation protein A: protein MSEAVFREIAERTNGDVYIGVVGPVRVGKSTFVKKVMESVVLPNIVDETERMRAQDELPQSSPGPVIMTAEPKFVPAQATRIAVGDDEMTFQIRLADCVGYIIEGTKGYEDENGPKYVHTPWHTEPIPFQEAAKIGTDKVIRDHANIGIVVTTDGTVNGISRRAAEKAEEEIVEQLKEIGKPFVVVLNCQMPAREETVQLRNELFERYNVPVIATSIDQMRASDIQYILQEALFEFPIRTIEVEKPDWLDVLDATHPLNIALIDSMEEVLSSIMKIRDVQQASDAFKAIDFIDQSEVVHVDAGIGTAVIRVSLQGELYKSVCNEWLDEPIETKRDWLLFIKEAAEAKEAQKRFKSAINEADSTGYGVTLPMMQEFEPTAPELIKQNNFFGVRMKAKAPSYHIIRVDMESEFAPLIGSEFHSQQLLKDLNHAYLHDREALWSTQLFGTPLHEVLKEGIRYKMDAVPATAKKRMRQTIERMVNEGDRGLVTFIL, encoded by the coding sequence TTGAGTGAAGCAGTATTTAGAGAAATTGCAGAGCGCACAAATGGCGATGTTTATATTGGTGTTGTCGGTCCAGTACGTGTAGGTAAATCAACATTTGTAAAAAAGGTTATGGAATCGGTCGTGTTACCGAATATTGTGGATGAAACAGAAAGAATGCGCGCACAAGACGAGTTGCCACAAAGCTCGCCGGGGCCAGTCATTATGACTGCTGAGCCGAAGTTTGTGCCTGCTCAAGCAACACGTATTGCGGTCGGTGATGATGAAATGACGTTCCAAATTCGTTTAGCAGATTGCGTTGGTTATATCATTGAGGGTACAAAGGGATATGAGGATGAAAATGGGCCGAAATATGTGCATACACCTTGGCACACAGAGCCTATCCCATTCCAGGAAGCGGCGAAAATAGGAACAGATAAAGTTATTCGTGACCATGCCAATATTGGAATTGTTGTAACAACGGATGGTACGGTGAATGGTATAAGTCGTCGTGCGGCAGAGAAGGCCGAAGAGGAAATTGTTGAACAATTAAAAGAAATAGGAAAACCTTTTGTTGTTGTATTGAATTGCCAAATGCCAGCAAGGGAAGAAACGGTACAGCTTCGAAATGAATTATTTGAGCGCTATAATGTTCCAGTGATTGCTACTTCAATTGATCAAATGCGTGCATCTGATATTCAGTATATTTTGCAAGAAGCGTTATTTGAATTTCCAATCCGAACAATTGAGGTTGAGAAACCAGATTGGTTAGATGTTTTAGATGCAACACACCCATTGAACATAGCATTAATTGATTCGATGGAAGAAGTGTTATCATCAATTATGAAAATAAGAGATGTGCAGCAGGCGTCAGATGCCTTTAAAGCCATTGATTTTATAGACCAAAGTGAAGTGGTGCATGTGGATGCGGGTATTGGTACCGCAGTCATTCGAGTGTCATTGCAAGGTGAGCTCTATAAGTCGGTTTGCAATGAATGGCTAGATGAGCCAATTGAGACGAAGCGGGATTGGCTACTCTTTATTAAAGAGGCAGCAGAAGCAAAAGAGGCTCAAAAACGCTTTAAAAGCGCCATTAATGAAGCAGATTCGACTGGTTATGGTGTAACATTGCCGATGATGCAGGAATTTGAGCCAACAGCACCAGAGCTCATTAAACAAAATAATTTTTTTGGTGTACGTATGAAAGCAAAGGCACCATCTTATCATATCATTCGAGTAGATATGGAATCAGAATTCGCGCCACTAATAGGCTCTGAATTCCATAGTCAACAATTACTTAAGGATTTAAATCATGCATATTTACACGATCGTGAAGCATTATGGAGCACACAGCTTTTCGGAACTCCGCTGCATGAGGTATTAAAAGAGGGGATTCGCTATAAAATGGATGCTGTCCCAGCTACAGCCAAAAAACGGATGCGACAAACAATTGAACGTATGGTGAACGAAGGTGATAGAGGTTTAGTAACATTTATTTTGTAG
- a CDS encoding HU family DNA-binding protein has protein sequence MNKTELVNSVAEAAGLSKKDASKAVEAVFDTIQDALAKGDKVQLIGFGNFEVRERAARKGRNPQTGKEIEIAASKVPAFKPGKALKDAVK, from the coding sequence GTGAATAAAACAGAATTAGTAAACTCTGTTGCTGAAGCTGCAGGTCTTTCTAAAAAAGACGCTTCTAAAGCAGTTGAAGCTGTATTTGATACAATTCAAGATGCTCTTGCAAAGGGTGACAAAGTACAATTAATTGGTTTTGGTAACTTTGAAGTACGTGAACGTGCGGCTCGTAAAGGTCGTAACCCACAAACTGGTAAAGAAATCGAAATCGCTGCTAGCAAGGTACCTGCTTTCAAACCAGGTAAAGCGCTTAAAGATGCTGTAAAATAA